The following proteins are encoded in a genomic region of Pyrus communis chromosome 11, drPyrComm1.1, whole genome shotgun sequence:
- the LOC137708369 gene encoding homeobox-DDT domain protein RLT3-like, translated as MIFCDFEKLERKGKMMEKIKKKTQLQVEALESFYSEEKYPSRTTMECHAAAFGLTYKQVRGWFVEKRRREKRGNRTSELGTGATRIDKHGPSRTKAPPSSRYMKTSLLTKKERTKWNHIQELLTPDYILKKVFRKDGPPLGVEFDSVPSGALCHSPDSPNFLSPCKENDRATKRRKVIKHAVINHHDCNTSAPVKKHGVGKGFMMNHQDCNKSAPVQKHGVGKGLITNHQDCNKHAPVQKHGVGKGLMTVWQATNPNARDFPIEMGLANGEVASVSLIRTSVLQKPVTQNRRLQPKKCGPKQGWVRNKLQEKRKCLAKRREMEANNENQKFPGKEKCELALEGTGSQEHSDKIAMLVDDEELEQRELQARPNSLGCSDHFTNGDHACLLCKDLLAKFPPNSVKMKLPFDMQPWDSSPEIVKKLFKVFHFLYTYAIMVDINSFTIDEFAQAFHDKDSMLLGKIHVALLKLLLTNVEAELSCGSIPHLSKSCNFLAFIHSVENHESTLEFWKRSLNPLTWTEILRQVLVAAGFGSKQGAMRRDTLSKEMSLMVKYGLRPGTLKGELFRVLLEQGIHGLKVSELAKSLQISELNLSSEIEELESLICSTLSSDITLFEKISSSTYRVRINSSGKEVEESQSDTEDSGAVDDEFCDSGTCSSDDDSGWNSRNSRIRKLTYTNNGRNKDSMLTVHTEIDESHPGEVWLLGLMEGEYSDLSIEEKLNAIVALIDLLSAGSSFRMEDPTNAVAECIPSSLHSGSGGKIKRLSANQHSDPRSTWVHAGQMSHATEDNTLNFHPIDSSATISKFSEERSSTEGKNGKEKEVQFDLHPMQSVFLGSDRRYNRYWLFLGPCNAYDPGHGRVYFESSEDGHWQVIDTEEALCALLSVLDDRGKREAVLIGSVEKRISFLCQAMSSRMVTSGRIDNLAQSDQPVPDNVREDTYSPVSEVDNLSGTANDSPSSSGAVVLEVRKKGEELKQKWKRIQAFDSWLWNFFYLELNAVKLGKRSYFDTLHRCESCHDLYWRDEKHCRICHTTFELHFDMEERYAIHVATCKEKEASDTFPEHKVLSSQIQSLKAAVHAIESGMPEDALLGAWKKSAHKLWVKRLRRTSSLSELLQVLADFVGAINEDRLYECNIVQGSCNFAEELIASFACMPHTSSAVALWLVKLDALISPFLERAHSEKRKEISIRGKHAPKQ; from the exons ATGATTTTCTGCGATTTTGAGAAGTTGGAGAGGAAGGGAAAGATGATGGAGAAGATCAAGAAGAAAACGCAATTGCAGGTTGAAGCCCTCGAGAGCTTCTACTCTG AGGAGAAGTATCCATCACGAACGACAATGGAATGCCATGCTGCTGCGTTCGGATTGACTTACAAGCAGGTTCGGGGTTGGTTTGTGgagaagaggaggagagagaagcgAGGAAATAGAACCAGTGAGTTGGGAACTGGTGCTACAAGGATAGATAAACACGGCCCCTCAAGAACAAAAGCTCCTCCATCGTCGAGATACATGAAAACAAGTTTGCTTACTAAGAAGGAAAGAACGAAATGGAATCATATTCAGGAATTGTTAACTCCAGACTACATTCTAAAGAAGGTGTTCCGTAAGGATGGTCCTCCACTTGGTGTGGAATTTGACTCTGTTCCCTCTGGGGCACTTTGCCATTCTCCAG ATTCCCCAAATTTTCTTTCCCCTTGCAAAGAGAACGACAGAGCAACTAAAAGGAGAAAG GTTATCAAGCATGCTGTAATTAATCATCACGATTGCAACACGAGTGCTCCGGTTAAAAAACATGGTGTTGGGAAAGGTTTTATGATGAATCATCAGGATTGCAACAAGAGTGCTccagtacaaaaacatggtgtTGGGAAAGGTTTGATAACGAATCATCAGGATTGCAACAAGCATGCTccagtacaaaaacatggtgtTGGGAAAGGTTTGATGACGGTTTGGCAGGCAACCAATCCTAATGCTAGAGATTTTCCTATTGAAATGGGTTTGGCCAATGGTGAAGTTGCCAGTGTGTCACTAATTCGAACATCTGTATTGCAAAAACCAGTAACTCAGAACAGAAGATTGCAACCAAAAAAATGTGGTCCT AAACAGGGATGGGTACGAAATAAGTTACAAGAAAAGAGGAAGTGTTTAGCCAAAAGAAGAGAG ATGGAAGCTAACAATGAGAACCAGAAGTTTCCAGGCAAAGAAAAATGTGAACTTGCTTTGGAAGGAACAGGTTCCCAAGAACATTCGGATAAGATTGCAATGCTTGTGGATGATGAGGAGCTGGAGCAAAGGGAATTACAAGCAAGACCAAATTCACTGGGGTGCTCAGATCATTTTACTAATGGAGATCATGCATGCTTACTTTGCAAAG ATTTGCTGGCCAAATTTCCTCCAAATTCTGTGAAGATGAAGCTACCATTTGATATGCAACCTTGGGATTCTTCTCCAGAGATTGTCAAGAAACTGTTCAAG GTTTTCCATTTCCTTTATACGTATGCCATTATGGTAGATATAAACTCCTTCACTATTGACGAGTTTGCTCAAGCATTTCATGACAAG GATTCCATGCTACTTGGGAAAATTCACGTGGCCCTTCTGAAGCTTCTTCTAACTAATGTTGAAGCAGAGCTTTCCTGTGGATCCATACCTCATTTGAGCAAATCATGcaattttcttgcatttattcACTCG GTTGAAAACCACGAATCCACTCTGGAATTCTGGAAGAGATCTCTAAACCCTTTAACATGGACAGAAATACTGCGCCAAGTACTAGTTGCAGCTGGTTTTGGTTCAAAGCAAGGTGCAATGCGAAGGGACACCCTTAGCAAG GAAATGAGCCTTATGGTGAAGTATGGTTTACGTCCTGGTACTTTGAAGGGCGAATTGTTTAGAGTTCTGCTAGAGCAAGGAATTCATGGGTTGAAAGTTTCTGAGTTGGCAAAGTCATTACAG attTCTGAATTGAACCTTTCCAGCGAAATAGAGGAACTAGAGTCTTTAATTTGTTCAACTCTTTCAAGTGATATTACATTATTTGAGAAAATTTCCTCATCCACATATCGTGTCCGTATTAATTCTTCGGGAAAGGAAGTTGAGGAATCCCAATCAGATACCGAAGACTCTGGAGCAGTTGATGACGAGTTTTGTGACAGTGGTACATGTAGCAGTGATGATGATTCTGGCTGGAATTCAAGAAATTCCAGAATTAGGAAACTGACTTATACGAACAATGGTAGAAATAAAGATAGCATGCTGACAGTACACACTGAAATCGATGAGAGTCATCCAGGTGAAGTATGGTTGTTAGGACTGATGGAAGGCGAATATTCAGATTTAAGCATTGAAGAAAAGCTGAATGCAATTGTAGCTCTAATTGATCTTCTTAGTGCAGGATCCAGTTTCAGGATGGAG GATCCTACAAATGCTGTTGCTGAATGCATTCCTAGCAGCCTTCATTCTGGTTCAGGAGGAAAAATTAAGAGGTTATCTGCTAACCAACATAGTGATCCAAGGTCAACCTGGGTCCATGCAGGACAGATGAGTCATGCAACAGAAGATAATACATTAAATTTTCACCCAATAGATTCTTCAGCAACAATCTCAAAGTTTTCTGAAGAGAGATCCTCCACagaaggaaaaaatggaaaagaaaaagaagtgcaGTTTGACTTACACCCAATGCAATCTGTGTTTTTGGGTTCTGATCGTAGATACAATAGATACTGGCTTTTCTTGGGCCCTTGTAATGCATATGACCCAGGCCATGGAAGGGTTTACTTTGAATCTTCAGAAGATGGTCACTGGCAGGTTATTGATACTGAAGAG GCTTTGTGTGCCTTATTGTCAGTTTTGGATGACAGGGGTAAACGAGAGGCTGTTCTTATCGGATCTGTGGAGAAACGAATATCGTTTCTCTGCCAGGCAATGTCAAGTAGAATGGTAACTAGTGGTAGAATTGACAACTTGGCGCAGTCTGATCAACCTGTGCCGGATAACGTTAGAGAAGACACTTATTCACCTGTATCTGAGGTAGACAACTTATCTGGAACTGCAAATGATTCTCCATCTTCATCTGGAGCTGTGGTTCTTGAAGTTAGGAAAAAGGGAGAAGAACTGAAACAGAAATGGAAACGGATCCAAGCATTTGATTCATGGTTATGGAATTTCTTTTACCTAGAACTTAATGCTGTTAAACTTGGTAAACGATCCTATTTTGATACACTTCATAGATGTGAAAGTTGTCATGATTTGTATTGGAGAGATGAAAAGCACTGCAGAATTTGCCATACAACATTTGAGCTTCATTTTGATATGGAAGAACGGTATGCCATACATGTAGCCACATGTAAGGAGAAAGAAGCAAGTGATACTTTTCCTGAGCATAAGGTCCTCTCATCACAGATTCAATCACTAAAAGCTGCAGTGCATGCAATTGAG TCAGGCATGCCTGAAGATGCTTTGCTGGGTGCTTGGAAAAAATCTGCTCATAAGTTATGGGTGAAACGGCTCAGACGTACCTCATCTTTGTCTGAGCTCTTGCAG GTTCTTGCGGACTTTGTGGGTGCCATCAATGAGGACCGCCTGTATGAATGCAATATTGTGCAAGGTTCTTGTAATTTTGCTGAAGAACTCATTGCGTCCTTTGCATGTATGCCGCACACATCATCTGCAGTTGCCCTTTGGTTGGTAAAATTAGATGCCTTAATTTCTCCGTTCTTGGAAAGAGCCCATTctgaaaaaaggaaagaaattagTATCAGAG GGAAGCATGCTCCAAAGCAATAG